One Fuerstiella marisgermanici DNA window includes the following coding sequences:
- a CDS encoding tetratricopeptide repeat protein — translation MLLHQHQRLREALVCFRQAAMLQPTSAKWPYYSAVILEQTNPDEALAHYRDAIQREPDCVVCLLRAAELLLTKGATEQAEELLNRVSAQPVPSARGVLLRTRLARVNRNTTQAEALLEHARRQDICSSELLVEAARVQLLAGNHAAAQQLQNQATKFPTIKLIDSDPWLNALVEFDATGAMSSVQADSMRESGQLREAADLFARLARQFPDRSRPGLNLALTLVEAGSLARAVEQLTVLSQRFPDDPLIHFHLGFALLQTGNINAAELAMLEAVRLKDDFGTAWAALADIYGRTDRSDAALDAFEAAINANPEDAHIHISFAQFLIQAEQYGRAREILTVTKYLVADDQQRMSQWSQLDDLLNRGQAPE, via the coding sequence ATGCTCTTGCATCAGCACCAACGTCTTCGCGAAGCACTGGTCTGTTTTCGCCAGGCAGCAATGCTGCAGCCGACCTCTGCAAAGTGGCCGTACTATTCCGCCGTGATTCTGGAACAGACCAATCCAGATGAAGCCCTGGCGCACTATCGAGATGCGATTCAGCGCGAACCAGACTGCGTTGTGTGCCTGTTGCGCGCGGCGGAATTGCTGCTGACAAAAGGAGCCACGGAGCAGGCGGAAGAACTGCTCAATAGAGTTTCCGCACAGCCAGTGCCATCAGCGAGGGGCGTTCTCTTGAGAACGCGGTTGGCTCGCGTCAATCGGAATACAACTCAGGCCGAGGCCCTGCTGGAGCACGCTCGCCGGCAGGACATTTGTTCGAGTGAATTGCTGGTGGAAGCCGCCCGGGTTCAGCTTTTGGCTGGCAACCATGCGGCCGCTCAGCAACTGCAAAACCAGGCGACAAAATTTCCAACAATAAAACTGATTGACAGCGATCCGTGGCTGAATGCCCTGGTGGAATTCGATGCAACCGGTGCGATGTCATCGGTCCAGGCAGATAGCATGCGTGAAAGCGGGCAGCTTAGGGAGGCGGCAGACCTGTTCGCGCGACTTGCAAGACAGTTCCCTGATCGCTCGCGGCCCGGCCTGAATCTCGCTCTCACGCTTGTAGAAGCCGGTAGCCTGGCACGCGCCGTCGAGCAACTGACCGTATTGAGCCAGCGTTTTCCTGATGACCCGCTGATCCACTTTCATCTTGGCTTTGCCCTGCTACAGACCGGAAACATCAATGCCGCAGAACTTGCAATGCTGGAAGCTGTCCGGCTGAAAGATGATTTTGGCACGGCCTGGGCAGCACTCGCTGACATCTATGGCCGCACGGATCGAAGTGACGCTGCGTTAGACGCTTTTGAGGCTGCCATCAATGCTAACCCGGAAGACGCTCATATCCATATATCCTTCGCACAATTCCTTATTCAGGCGGAGCAATACGGAAGGGCACGAGAAATCCTGACCGTCACAAAGTATCTTGTGGCAGACGATCAACAGCGGATG